The following proteins are encoded in a genomic region of Sorangiineae bacterium MSr12523:
- a CDS encoding TldD/PmbA family protein: protein MTDQDERALGPQDPQLDELLALGDRVVKMATKGGATVAECLLRNGAELSAKVRLGEPELVEEAGHRSIGLRVMKGKQVATTSTSDLSDAGIDRFVKDALELVELAQEDPFAGPADPKLLCDATSLPDLELYDPSGGRVAAGEAIAIAKKGEAAARSFDARITNSEGASFGRTAGGVAMVLSSGFRVAYKGSFCSLSVVPVAADSGGKNRRGYHWTAKRFLAELDDAEEVGREAARRTLQKLGARPVATTEAPVVFDPDAARSILGLLAGCVMGSSIWRKSSYLVGREGTRVASDLVTVVDDPLIARAPGSRPVDGEGLASRKNLVVENGILRTYLCDSYSARKLSRESTGSASRGSSAGVGPGTTNFILQPGKESHDEIVKGTKRGLYVTEMMGFGFNAVTGDFSRGASGFWIENGEFAFPVSEVTISLNVDELLQSIDVVGSDLDLRTSTASPTFRVSKMTIAGAG, encoded by the coding sequence ATGACCGATCAAGACGAGCGGGCCTTGGGGCCGCAAGATCCGCAGCTCGACGAACTTCTCGCTCTGGGTGACCGCGTGGTGAAGATGGCCACCAAGGGCGGCGCGACGGTTGCCGAGTGCCTGCTGCGCAACGGCGCCGAGCTCTCGGCCAAGGTTCGCTTGGGCGAGCCGGAGCTGGTCGAGGAGGCGGGACACCGTTCCATCGGCCTTCGCGTGATGAAGGGCAAGCAGGTGGCCACCACGTCCACGAGCGATCTCTCGGATGCGGGCATCGACCGCTTCGTGAAGGACGCTCTGGAGCTGGTGGAGCTCGCGCAGGAGGACCCTTTCGCGGGCCCGGCCGATCCGAAGCTGCTCTGTGATGCGACGTCTCTGCCGGATCTCGAGCTGTACGATCCGTCCGGCGGGCGCGTGGCGGCAGGCGAGGCGATTGCCATTGCGAAGAAGGGCGAGGCCGCGGCGCGCAGCTTCGATGCGCGCATCACGAACAGCGAGGGCGCGAGCTTCGGTCGCACCGCCGGCGGCGTGGCCATGGTGCTCTCGAGCGGATTCCGTGTAGCTTACAAGGGTTCGTTCTGCTCCTTGAGCGTGGTTCCCGTGGCCGCGGACAGCGGCGGGAAGAATCGCCGCGGTTACCACTGGACGGCGAAGCGGTTTCTCGCGGAGCTCGACGACGCGGAGGAAGTGGGGCGCGAGGCCGCGCGGCGCACGCTGCAGAAGCTGGGCGCGCGTCCGGTGGCCACCACCGAGGCACCCGTGGTCTTCGATCCGGATGCCGCGCGCTCGATTCTCGGGTTGCTCGCGGGTTGCGTGATGGGGAGCTCCATCTGGCGCAAGTCGAGCTACCTCGTGGGCCGCGAGGGCACGCGCGTGGCGAGCGATCTGGTCACCGTGGTGGACGATCCGCTCATCGCCCGCGCACCGGGCTCGCGTCCGGTCGACGGGGAAGGGCTGGCCAGCCGCAAGAACCTGGTCGTCGAGAACGGGATTCTGCGGACGTACCTCTGCGACAGCTACTCGGCGCGCAAGCTGTCGCGCGAAAGCACCGGGAGTGCGAGCCGCGGCAGCTCCGCGGGCGTCGGCCCCGGCACGACGAACTTCATTTTGCAGCCGGGCAAAGAGTCGCACGACGAAATCGTGAAGGGCACGAAGCGCGGTCTCTACGTGACCGAGATGATGGGCTTCGGCTTCAACGCGGTCACCGGCGACTTTTCACGCGGCGCCTCGGGTTTCTGGATCGAAAACGGCGAGTTCGCCTTCCCCGTGAGCGAGGTGACCATCTCGCTCAACGTCGACGAGCTTCTGCAGAGCATCGACGTGGTGGGCAGCGATCTGGATCTCCGCACGTCGACGGCGTCGCCGACGTTCCGCGTGTCGAAGATGACCATCGCCGGCGCCGGCTGA
- a CDS encoding protein-glutamate O-methyltransferase CheR, producing the protein MARTPFGDGDPIIREDEYRLLRDLVSARIGINLASTSRQSVARRLRERLSVLNLASFTEYFQYLRFHPLARHEWEEAVELLTTNETYFFREDFQLRAFSDEILPMLHERNKARKRLFIWSAGCATGEEVYSIAILVDQSKLFSGWDVRIFGSDISRRCVATARRGVYGPASFRATPPDLRRQYFVERADGSHILDSIKPLCHFGQMNLLDEDKARILGRVDVVFCRNVLIYFDAHVRRRVIDIFHDRLYPGGVLLLGHSESLLNVSTAFELLHLKEDLVYKKPTLAQSSAMANRS; encoded by the coding sequence GTGGCGCGGACTCCGTTCGGTGATGGGGACCCGATCATCCGCGAGGACGAATACCGCCTTTTGCGTGATCTCGTGAGCGCGCGCATTGGAATCAATCTCGCATCCACCTCCCGCCAGAGCGTGGCGCGGCGTTTGCGTGAGCGATTGAGCGTGCTGAATCTTGCCTCCTTCACCGAGTACTTTCAGTACCTTCGATTTCATCCACTCGCGCGGCACGAGTGGGAGGAGGCGGTGGAATTGCTCACCACGAACGAGACGTACTTCTTTCGTGAAGATTTCCAGCTGCGGGCCTTCAGCGATGAAATCCTGCCGATGCTCCACGAGAGGAACAAGGCGCGAAAACGTCTCTTCATCTGGAGCGCGGGCTGCGCGACCGGCGAGGAGGTGTACAGCATCGCCATCCTGGTCGATCAGTCGAAGCTGTTCTCGGGGTGGGACGTGCGCATTTTTGGCTCGGACATTTCGCGTCGGTGTGTCGCCACCGCCCGGCGCGGGGTCTACGGCCCGGCGTCGTTCCGTGCCACACCCCCGGACTTGCGCCGTCAATACTTCGTGGAACGTGCCGACGGCTCCCACATCCTCGATTCGATCAAACCCCTGTGTCATTTCGGGCAGATGAACCTGCTCGACGAGGACAAAGCTCGTATCTTGGGTCGGGTCGACGTGGTTTTCTGTCGCAACGTTCTCATCTACTTCGATGCCCACGTACGCCGTCGCGTCATCGACATTTTTCACGACAGATTGTATCCAGGTGGGGTCCTTTTGCTTGGTCACTCGGAATCGCTGCTCAACGTCTCGACCGCATTCGAGCTTTTGCACTTGAAGGAAGACTTGGTCTACAAAAAGCCCACTTTGGCGCAGAGTTCTGCGATGGCGAATCGGTCGTGA
- the cheB gene encoding chemotaxis-specific protein-glutamate methyltransferase CheB, giving the protein MSSSSPAPRIRLLVVDDSAYNRRNIADIFLNVPEVEVIGKAADGEEALRLTTLLKPDVITLDLEMPRMDGFTFLRILMSRQPTPVIVVSSYSQKENVFKALELGALDFVTKPDRQITPDATELREQILSKVLVVKNWRPQALVPHGLRSRAAAPSGPWTPEGRPTPPPAAQPVFQQPRHLVAIASSTGGPSALLEIFSKIPATSGVGIVVAQHMPDKFTRTFAERLDRRGPVRTSEAQDGDRVGLLTGFVCPGRQCMEVIRNASNDYVLRVGPGAPTDRYVPSADRLLKSAAAAARERCIGVVLTGMGDDGVEGARQIFFNGGTVIAESQETAVVYGMPAAAVRAGVVSKVLPLPAIAEYIAGLS; this is encoded by the coding sequence GTGAGCAGTTCGTCCCCCGCACCCCGCATTCGGCTCCTGGTCGTCGACGACTCGGCGTACAACCGCCGCAACATCGCCGACATTTTCCTCAACGTGCCCGAGGTCGAAGTCATCGGCAAAGCCGCCGATGGCGAAGAGGCTTTGCGCCTGACGACGTTGCTCAAGCCCGACGTCATCACGCTCGACCTCGAGATGCCGCGCATGGATGGTTTCACCTTCCTGCGCATCCTGATGTCGCGTCAGCCGACGCCGGTCATCGTGGTGTCGAGCTATTCGCAAAAGGAAAACGTCTTCAAGGCGTTGGAGCTCGGCGCACTCGATTTCGTGACCAAGCCCGATCGCCAGATCACGCCCGATGCGACGGAGCTGCGCGAGCAGATCCTGAGCAAGGTGCTCGTGGTGAAGAACTGGCGCCCGCAGGCGCTGGTGCCCCATGGGTTGCGTTCCCGCGCGGCGGCGCCCAGCGGTCCCTGGACCCCGGAAGGGCGGCCCACGCCTCCGCCGGCGGCGCAGCCGGTGTTCCAGCAGCCGCGGCACCTGGTAGCGATTGCCAGCTCCACGGGCGGGCCGAGTGCGCTGCTCGAGATCTTCAGCAAGATCCCCGCGACGTCGGGGGTGGGCATCGTGGTCGCGCAGCACATGCCGGACAAGTTCACGCGCACTTTCGCGGAGCGGCTCGACCGCCGTGGTCCGGTGCGCACGTCGGAGGCGCAGGATGGCGATCGGGTGGGCTTGCTCACCGGGTTCGTCTGCCCGGGCCGTCAATGCATGGAGGTCATCCGCAACGCGAGCAACGACTACGTGCTGCGCGTGGGGCCGGGCGCGCCGACGGATCGCTACGTTCCCAGCGCGGATCGCCTGCTGAAGAGCGCGGCGGCGGCGGCGCGGGAGCGGTGCATCGGTGTCGTGCTCACCGGTATGGGTGATGACGGCGTCGAGGGTGCTCGACAGATCTTTTTCAACGGCGGAACCGTGATTGCCGAGTCCCAGGAGACCGCGGTGGTCTATGGAATGCCTGCAGCCGCCGTTCGTGCGGGGGTGGTCAGCAAGGTCCTTCCGCTCCCGGCGATCGCCGAGTACATCGCCGGATTGAGTTAG
- a CDS encoding chemotaxis protein CheW, whose product MAQSLSRPRHDPLKNLVAFVIGDVNYAFSIDCVREIVNPLPVIELPSSPPAVAGVADYRGDVVPVIDLRVRFGLPPVTVTRRTKWILVEVGSVQVPRAHLSPSGMAGSKLVAVIVDAVTDVFGTGGAELRPAPPLGAGDDVRGIAGVTYFADLMVFVLDPTRFAGITDAFMEGAGMAYALPGEAP is encoded by the coding sequence ATGGCGCAGTCCTTGTCCCGCCCTCGCCACGATCCGCTGAAGAACCTCGTTGCCTTCGTCATTGGCGACGTCAACTACGCATTCTCGATCGACTGCGTGCGCGAAATCGTGAATCCGCTTCCGGTCATCGAGTTGCCGAGTTCGCCCCCGGCGGTGGCGGGCGTGGCCGATTACCGCGGCGATGTCGTGCCGGTGATCGACTTGCGCGTGCGCTTTGGCTTGCCTCCCGTGACCGTGACGCGGAGGACCAAATGGATCCTCGTCGAGGTTGGCTCGGTTCAAGTGCCGCGGGCGCATCTCTCGCCTTCGGGCATGGCTGGTAGCAAACTTGTAGCCGTGATTGTCGATGCGGTGACAGACGTCTTCGGCACCGGCGGTGCCGAGCTTCGGCCCGCACCGCCCTTGGGCGCGGGCGACGACGTGCGCGGCATTGCCGGCGTGACGTACTTCGCCGATCTCATGGTCTTCGTTCTGGATCCGACGCGGTTCGCCGGCATCACGGACGCGTTCATGGAGGGCGCCGGCATGGCGTACGCCTTGCCGGGCGAGGCACCATGA
- a CDS encoding HEAT repeat domain-containing protein, which yields MALDIFGREATAPLTEMIPRASEHTRALLLSLLPRLSPEPDPSLLIMLREGMNDPAADVAVAAIKGLAAAGDASDLGRMISLTNHFDVRVAKAAVMALSTLTAMYPGPARMLLRGLAPDGEHVTAGCAMVAALAGVKDGVAPDVEFVKRALSNGDPRARRVAVESLATLGGEEAQRAVAFALADEEREVSLAAVRALGRLGYADPLVALIGSSDERDVIAATLRALCEADSYQGLVAARPLVKSPDAAIACAAVEAIRGSTGPLRDDVLFDALDHPDPEVVKLALAELSRAPDARALARLGTCLDHASWEVRRLASELLGHTKAPAAKELLRARLEREKEPIVRGALTLALSLRPPPGSEED from the coding sequence TTGGCGTTGGACATTTTCGGCCGGGAGGCCACGGCGCCGCTCACGGAAATGATTCCGCGGGCGTCGGAGCACACGCGTGCGCTTTTGCTGTCGCTTCTTCCGCGCCTTTCACCCGAGCCGGATCCTTCGCTGCTGATCATGCTGCGCGAGGGAATGAACGATCCTGCGGCGGATGTTGCGGTGGCGGCCATTAAGGGACTCGCGGCTGCGGGGGATGCCAGCGATCTGGGGCGGATGATCTCGCTGACGAACCATTTCGACGTGCGCGTAGCGAAAGCGGCCGTGATGGCGCTCAGTACGCTCACGGCGATGTACCCAGGGCCTGCCCGCATGCTCTTGCGCGGTCTCGCTCCGGATGGGGAACACGTTACTGCGGGGTGTGCCATGGTCGCGGCCCTCGCCGGTGTCAAAGACGGCGTGGCGCCCGACGTCGAGTTCGTAAAGCGTGCGCTCTCCAACGGCGATCCGCGTGCGCGCCGTGTGGCCGTGGAATCGCTGGCCACCTTGGGCGGCGAAGAAGCGCAACGCGCAGTCGCCTTTGCGCTGGCCGACGAGGAGCGCGAGGTGAGCCTCGCGGCGGTGCGTGCACTGGGACGGCTGGGCTATGCGGACCCGCTGGTGGCGCTCATCGGCTCCAGCGACGAGCGCGATGTCATTGCGGCGACCTTGCGCGCGCTCTGCGAGGCCGATTCGTACCAGGGCCTCGTCGCCGCGCGCCCGCTCGTGAAGAGCCCCGACGCCGCCATCGCTTGCGCAGCTGTGGAAGCGATACGCGGTTCCACGGGGCCGTTGCGGGACGACGTCCTGTTCGACGCGCTCGATCATCCCGATCCGGAGGTCGTCAAGCTTGCGCTGGCCGAGCTCTCACGGGCGCCCGACGCGCGCGCACTTGCGCGGTTGGGCACGTGCCTCGACCATGCTTCGTGGGAGGTGCGAAGGCTCGCCTCCGAGCTACTCGGCCATACCAAAGCGCCGGCGGCGAAAGAGCTGCTCCGCGCCCGGTTGGAGCGGGAAAAAGAGCCCATCGTAAGGGGGGCGCTGACATTGGCGCTTTCGCTGCGGCCGCCACCGGGATCGGAGGAAGACTGA
- a CDS encoding HEAT repeat domain-containing protein produces MIAMDVERIERALSDDDPEARRLAVQQLPLVHGADGARLLVLALGDADWRVRKEAAVAAPLHEARAHIVSFLLDALDDKQNIGLRNAAVEALVTIGPDAVPGAIDALARLDADGRKLAIEVLGGIPDARGVEPLSHALDDPDPNVRAAAAEALGQAGLSTEETRVQATTELTRCLSSEDVMVKLAALEALTRLDARLPWSVYEPLVQHPLLRRQAVAAASRSREETALLALVEATGDRSMTIAREALTSLGGWLLTETLGTERLARVRRAMAALPRAVEFVRRCAKDRADNARPYALLALGLLRATRRTCRSSRMRCPRKTSTSRRRWRWTFSAGRPRRRSRK; encoded by the coding sequence ATGATCGCGATGGACGTCGAGCGAATCGAGCGCGCACTCTCCGACGACGATCCGGAGGCGCGAAGGCTCGCCGTCCAACAATTGCCGCTGGTGCACGGCGCCGATGGTGCGCGGCTCTTGGTGCTCGCCCTGGGCGATGCCGATTGGCGCGTGCGCAAGGAGGCCGCCGTGGCAGCGCCGCTGCACGAAGCGCGCGCACACATCGTCTCGTTCTTGCTGGATGCGCTCGACGACAAGCAGAACATCGGCCTGCGCAACGCGGCGGTGGAGGCGCTGGTGACCATCGGCCCGGACGCGGTGCCCGGTGCCATCGACGCGCTCGCGCGGCTCGATGCGGATGGGCGCAAGCTGGCCATCGAGGTGCTGGGCGGCATCCCCGACGCGCGCGGCGTCGAGCCGCTTTCGCACGCGCTCGATGATCCCGATCCGAACGTGCGCGCGGCCGCGGCGGAGGCGCTCGGGCAGGCGGGCCTCTCCACGGAAGAAACGCGCGTGCAGGCGACGACGGAGCTCACGCGCTGCCTTTCGAGCGAAGACGTCATGGTGAAGCTCGCCGCGCTCGAAGCGCTCACGCGGCTCGATGCGCGGTTGCCATGGAGCGTGTACGAGCCGCTCGTGCAGCATCCGCTCTTGCGCCGGCAAGCCGTGGCCGCAGCGTCGCGCTCGCGCGAGGAGACGGCGCTGCTCGCGTTGGTGGAGGCCACGGGCGATCGCTCGATGACCATCGCGCGGGAGGCGCTGACGTCGCTCGGGGGCTGGCTCTTGACGGAGACCTTGGGCACCGAGCGGCTCGCGCGCGTGCGGCGTGCCATGGCCGCGTTGCCCCGCGCGGTGGAGTTCGTGCGCAGGTGCGCAAAAGATCGCGCAGACAACGCGCGGCCGTATGCGCTGCTCGCGTTGGGGCTTCTCCGCGCGACCCGGCGGACCTGCCGCTCATCGCGGATGCGCTGTCCGAGGAAGACCTCGACGAGCAGGCGGCGTTGGCGTTGGACATTTTCGGCCGGGAGGCCACGGCGCCGCTCACGGAAATGA
- a CDS encoding chemotaxis protein CheW: MAALVRRRAEQRALRRAADGQRTEYLAFSLAGEIYAVEIHSIGEILKPPPITEVPRAASSIIGVVSVRGRLVTVIDLRKRFGVKDAPIGHLTRILLVDKGDEKLGLLVDEVLQVYRLTENEIEPANVLGGDQPAHIHGIGRPKEGTGRPDFGSLLVLLDLRPILDG; the protein is encoded by the coding sequence ATGGCCGCGCTCGTGCGTAGACGCGCAGAGCAACGCGCCCTCCGCCGCGCGGCCGACGGCCAGCGCACGGAGTATTTGGCATTTTCCTTGGCCGGGGAAATCTACGCGGTCGAAATCCACTCCATCGGCGAGATTCTCAAGCCGCCGCCAATTACGGAAGTGCCCCGGGCCGCGTCTTCGATCATCGGAGTGGTGAGCGTGCGGGGGCGCCTGGTGACCGTGATCGATTTGCGAAAACGATTCGGCGTCAAAGATGCGCCGATTGGCCATTTGACGCGTATCTTGCTCGTCGACAAAGGGGACGAAAAGCTCGGGCTATTGGTGGACGAGGTGCTGCAAGTGTACCGTCTCACCGAAAACGAGATCGAGCCGGCCAACGTCTTGGGCGGGGACCAGCCTGCCCACATCCACGGCATCGGGCGACCCAAGGAGGGGACCGGCCGCCCCGACTTCGGATCTCTGCTCGTGCTGCTCGATTTACGACCTATTCTGGACGGGTGA